A segment of the Carya illinoinensis cultivar Pawnee chromosome 1, C.illinoinensisPawnee_v1, whole genome shotgun sequence genome:
TAAGGCCCTAATAATCTATCAGCCTCCcttgaatatctctttttgtaattctaattttttcGTAGGGTATATATATGGAGAATAATGGAGATTACTCTAGCTAGGTTTTGGAATTCTGACCTGTTACTAGTGGAGCTAGCTAGGTGAATGTGACGCACTGACGCATATTCCATATGCActaaattatattcttaattcGACGTAGATGCACACTTTCCACCTTATTTATTTAGCCAGCATGATTTaacttaaaagataaattatttttttaataaattaaattatgtcacgtAACAATGCCAACTTACAAGATTTGATGAAAATACTCTTTCATCAATCTGTTTATATTTCAAGCTACattatatgtatgtcaatattcttctttgatattatttttaccaAAAATTAAGCATAGTTTATATTGTACCAACTCATGATCAATAATGTGGAAGAAAAATGTTACTCATCTTTGTTTTATGATGTTCTATTAAATGATTAGAgactatttattttgtttacttGTAGGCCTATCATTTAATACTATATCAATAGATCAAAGAATGATGATAAAAAGAtttatctaataaaaaatatacatagaaagttattctattctcaagttAGTGTATACAACACACATAGTAAAGTCTctatatgacataatttaatttgaaagataaattttaaaatttgaatcttataaattaaaattttctatttaagtGACGTGGATAATAGGTTCTACACAttaatttgagaataaaataacttatacaTTTATAAGTATTAGCTAATTAATAATTAGCTTATCTTTATACTAATTCtgcaaaataattgaattaacTAAAGGCACACCTTGGAACTTCTAAGAAGTctcttcaaataaaataattacttgGATTTATCTACTATCGTGTGAATCATGCCATGGGAAAAACCAAGATATAATTATACAAGAAGTGCCCTTGTGAGTGTGTTCGTATGTTCATTACAATTCTTCTACCTAATAATTAAGCCGACTGCTGGATCGACTAATTTATCATTTGACTTATCTAAAGATAAAGATAAACATCCATTAATTACACCTCTCGTTATCTTTTCATAGGGTATTCACCTCACCAGTCAGCTATCCTACCAATTGTTTTGTTGTCTATAATTTGGCTTCCATGTCCATTGACATCATTTCATCTTGTTATTGAGTTATCTAAGAATAATTTCTTGCAGACGTACGAAGGACATGTGCAGTCTATGAAGATTCCATAGTTGGCGCTACTATTGACTTCATGTTTTGCACACATTTGAAATGGGCTATCAGGATTTTCAATCTTGAGGCTGTGAACACAAAGAAAACACCGCCAAACGAGGGTCATAATGGTGGTCAGGGAGTCTTCGATACTAAAGTCAATATCATATTAGAGTTTTTGTGCGAGTAAATAGAGAGTTTTTAGTACTAGGAGATTACCTTTTATACTTGATTTATGGGGTCAGCTGTCCATACCCTATGTTAGGGGGATGTGTCCCTTcgatagttttttttaatcaggTTCCTTTAATGCGAAGTGGCTTTGGGGGTAGCGTAATTAATGTGAGGTGGCTCCTTGTCCTGTTCATCATATGGGTGCATTCTGTCAATTTCTCCATTCCCAATCTGTTAGAGGTTTAAGGGCCTTCTGCAAATTGTGCCCACCTGTCTGCTCAGGGTTACATGAGACTAGGCTCCATCGGGGGATGCCGAGATGGCGTGTTCCTTCCTTCTTCGTGTTATGGGGGGTTTCTCGCATGTTTGAATTCGCAGGCCAACCTCTGCTCTAAGGCTGGGGTCCTCCGATGAATTGATGCGTTGCTTGGCTGACTTGGGCCTCCCTCGTACTTGGGCCTGTACTTTGGGCCTCTGGCCTGAGGGGAAAATCCCTTTACACTGTCATCATTCTATGaagtgatattaaataatttgaaattattgattatattttacttgtaagcTTATAATTTAACGACGCATCAAGAGATATTCAGAGGATGTTTATAAAAaggattataaataaatttatccaatatagaatatatatacataattattctattttaaagTTAGTGTGTAGAGCACACCtaatatatgataaaatttgattaataagaaaaattttaaaacttaaatcttataaatcaaattttactatttaagtaaTTAGTCTATTTTTATACTAATTTTGTAAGGAATTGAAGTAACTAAAGTCGCACCTTGAAACTTCTAAGAAGTctcttcaaataaaataattacttgGATTTATCTACTCTCAAGTGAATCGTGCCATGGGAAAAACCAAGATATAATTATACAAGAAGTGCCCTTCTGAATGTGTTCGTCTGTTCATTACAATTCTTCTACCTAATAATTAAGCCGATCACTTGATCGATTAATTTGTCATTTGACTCATCTAAAGATAAAagagatatattatatatatatatatacacacacacgcaTGACACAACCCCTCCACCGGCAGGAGTGACCCTAGCTAATTCATGCAATGCTGGGCTAGCCCGGTCTTAGTGCTGAGAACATAAAATCAACATCCAGACCTATCACAACATGATTCTTTGTCGCGAATTGTCTGTAGCTAACTCATGCAACTCGATCGATCTCAATTAGTTTCAAATTGATGCAATGATTACAACAGAACCAAATTTGTAGGCACGTTCATGAATAGATACAGTCACTAGGCCgcataattatattattagaaaataacaatgagtaaaaaaaataaagaagaagaagaagacaacgaTAGAAGACGTGGCGAAAACCCCGCACACcgcccctcccccccccccccccccgggcggCGCCGGCCCCAAAAGATATGATGAATGAGGCACTCTTAGCCACAAAGTAAATGATTGGAAACCCTTGATCCGATGGCCATGATTGCAGATGTGATCTTCGGAATTATATTTTCGTACTTTTCGTTTTTCAACGTTTGTCGGCGTATCAATTAAGTAACGATACCATGCAGATGAGCATAACAAAATTAAATCGCACAAGACAAAGGAGGAAAAAACAAGATGATCGAACATGATGGTCATCCAAAGGTAACAGTTTGCGATCACTCATTGGTCCACTTTTATCCacaatttattatgtatatgcGAACAAAAAGGCACATTTTCtctttcccccttttttttatttttttatttttatggtctAGAGTTCTTTGCAAAGTAAATGCATTGATGTTTCACATTAATCTTACGGGGTTTGTTTCTCATAATGCGCAATGACTAACGTAAGGATggtattttctaaaattaaaaaaaaaaaaaaaatttaatattcttttaatatatatatataatgatagaCTTATTATTTCCTAtcactcatttattattttataatgtatttgaaatatttattattactttttaagtctcaatcattaaaaaaatataattttattagtaattacttttttaattaataaataaaaaaataatataaaaaataataaatgagtaataagaaataataagtttattattattttatatatactgTACACTTCCTTGTTTAATGAGATGGATTTTGAGCAATGGGCCCTCCCTTAGGAATGGACAAGGACCCGTCTAAATCATGCTTAAAGCTTTCATGTTAGGCATAGACAAAGTCCACATCGAGCGACAAGCCTTGCTAATTAGATATAGATATGAAAGATCACGAATCTCAAACTTGATTAGATGCATTTAACTCCTACCAGTTaccactataactatatatatatatatgtttctttatgctattttcatttttcaacctCACCGGTCAGAAAGCTGTCTAGAAATATCGAAATCACTTACCTTATAGCTGATAAGCTGCTGCGTTTTTTCCCATTCATACTTGATTCGTTTTTATTTCTCCACTTTTATTACAACGATGTGCTTTCGCTTCTAATTAGTCAAGATTTGGTCGTTTTAGCACCAATAATCTGCGATATATATATGGACCTAAAAATCACAAATatgagtatttttaatttttagactGCACACAGTACTTCGGATCATATCATATCTTGATGATTTTACTTGGCCAATAATAATAGTAGCTTTAAGACCACACTTCAACATTTTGGAGATATCATGATGTCGACATCATGACTAATGACCCCCACACCACACGTGCCCTTAAATCTGTCGACCTTAAATTATGACCCCTGTATCAATGGTAAATTAATTTAAAGGTCCAGAAAAAAGAGAGACCGGGCGAgcatattcattttgatttgAGAATATTCCCAGTGTGACCATTTAAAGCGAATGTATACAGCAGgcaatacaaaatttttgtgCCGCTAAATTGACGGATCGGACGTGTCTCGCGTGTCGTCCCTAGTAAATTAAGGAAGCATGTTGTACGTGGGACCCTAACGTACGTACGAAATATGTTGTAGTATAATAtaccacatatatataaataatattgacAAGTAGGCAAGTATCAAGTAttccttttataaaattttcataaaaaagtaaaaaaaatatgaaacttatttaaaaaaaattaatttcttattgataaaattttttttttttttaaaaaacaatgttatatataattataaaatatataaatatcgtataattattttaaaaaaaataaaatttacttccTGAGTGTACCTAATTGCTCTTGTGGCATTGTAGGTTCACACGTGGGCCTTGTAGCTTCGTTTAATATTGATCCGACTCTCTGAGTGAGGCAAACGAAGCTCAGCTAGATGCTCGAGTTGTACGGTTTTCTGAGGGTGGCAAGTAAAGTACAGTCTCATATGTGAAGTGTGAACCAAAACTACTCATGCTGTGAAGCTTGTCGTTTCAGCTCTTTGGCAGCTTCTCTGTGTATCTcactgatatttttttttttttttttcttttacagtaGAGTTAGCAGACccatagatattatatattctaGGCTAATCTCGGTATCCATTGTAGGGTGAAGTTGGAGTTTCTCATCACCAGGAACTCAGACCGTGAGTCCGGGGGTATCGATCTCTGCATCATGCTCATGTAGCTTTGCTAGCTTCTTGCGCGCGCACACTACGTACGGTACATATAATTCTTGCATActgaaattgaattaattagcatgatatgtaaatatatgctatatatCTCACAagattaacttactaattaaatatatatgtagctagctagctagctctcgTAAACAAGGTCAAGTAAGTAGTTTAATAAACATATAATTCATGAAagatatgtttattatttttatggttttaatttctAGCTGCATTTGGGTTTCtgatcctttttttctttttctttttttacgtGGGCGATTTTTCAGTTTGTTTCCTGGCCTGCTAATTAGCAGCAGCATTGTTAGTGTTTTGAATTTGGATTGTCGTTTTGATAGTTGCTTTCCATATCAGTTATCCTATATTTCTTATCTCCTTGAATCATAGCGcgcaggaggaaaaaaaaacacttaaaacGGTGGATGTTTTAAATACGCAGGTTTTAACTTGAGGGAACTAATATCGAGAATTTACTTCAGATGATGACAGACTATGAATGAAAGGAAGTTGAAGGAGGAAAAGATGgacaatactaaaaaaaaaaaaaaaagtcatttaaTTTGATTACCATTTTCATtggaattaattttatatattttctttcttttcggtTTTCGATTGTGCTTAATTGCTATCAAGGGATTGATAGTActaaagctagctagctgcatgcatgacttttctatttcttcttctgGAAAGAAAGCGCGCAAGTCCATCAATACTGCCTATCCTCTAGTGATAGAGGGCAGGCTGCAAATATAAGCTTATTGTGGCAACCCCAATTTATGTGTATCAATGTGTAGGCGTGGAggttttgtgtgtgtgtgtgtgttttttttaaaaaaaaaaaattaagtcctGTATTTTCATTGCAGTTATAAATCATGAAAATATAAATGGCAAGCTCTTCGTTTTCTTTGCTTTATAACCAGACGAACGAATTATTAGGATTGAAGTGGAAAGGAAGTTGTCTGCATGGTTTCCATTTCTTAGCTTGATTTGATCTGTCGGGCTTCTAGCCTTCAGAAACTTGTCGAGAAAATGGGGTGCTCGCACTACTTATAATAAACGCTTATAATTAGTCTCTTACTTGCCATTTGATGATGATTTATTACAGTACATCAGTCCTTTTTCCTAGCTAAGATATGGTGGCCTTTGGAAAGAAGCTGAGAGAATCACAAATTGAAGAATGGCAAGGGTATGCTCCTACTTCTCCCGACTTTCAGCCAAGGTTTAAGGTCCAAATACTATTTGCTAAGAAATGGGTTTTATTGCCCCTGCCATGTATTGAGCAATGAGATCATTTCAGTAAGCAACGTATACATTCCTGCGCGGTAGTCCATAGCCTAGCTGAatacatttgaaaaaaagaagtgGTGTTTTACAAgtaggtttttttatttttttatttttaaagtcatATCTCTGTGTTATGTTGACATATTTCACGCGGATTTTGAGATATAATGCCAAAGGAAACTTGGAGAGGAAATGTTTATTTAGGAAACCCCAGTGCTTCAGAAATGGTTAAAGCCAATACAGTAAAGGAAGTGTGAACCTATTTTTACGTCCACAGCGAGATTTTCCcgtttctttttaaaattatgttaatgaGTAATCGTTatgcaaaatatgaaatttcttgtttgtttgtttttttttttcccactccCTCTTTCCggtgctattttttttattctatcgTGTGCTTTGTTTTGATTCTTTTCAGATGCTACATCAATTACAAattaatgaagaagaaagttaaTCGATACAGACAACAGATTGAGGTCGGAACACAAAATGGTGATAATTTTCTGATGGACTTCTCAAGATTGCTCGACTGTGAGGTAATTTTTGCTATAATAAATGATTCTACCCTTTGCATGACTAGTCCAGAGGAAGCTCAAAAACCCATGATTAGTTGCAGGGTGGTCACACTTGGAAGTTACATAGGACATCATTTGAGACTATTTTTTCATTGCTTCCATGCCAGTCCATCTGCATTCCTGCATTTTGTCCATTTGTCTTGCTCCTACTCAGTTTTACTATCCTTAACGCCGAGATTTTCAGTGTCTCATTGTTCTTTAGGCGAGCATGCTGAACTCAATTTTTTATAACCATTCTCCCAATTATGAATATAGAGAAAAAGGGCGTATTTTTGCTTTATCATTTGCCTTTTAAGTGATCCTTCTGGCATGGATAATCCATGTAGATTCATTAATAATGCAAATGTTATGGTCATGCAGTCAAacttgattgcaaatatttattTCATCTTTGATTAATCTTGAATCACAGATCGAAAGGATTGTCCTTTTCCTGCTAGAACAACAAGGGCAACTTGCTACCAGGTTATCCGATCTTAGACAACAGCACCATGCTCTTTTACAGCAGCCAGATGGATCAAAAATATCTGAATTACAGGAAGCATATAGAGCAGTTGGATGTGATCTTTTAAGGCTTCTCTCTTTTGTTGAGATCAATGCCATTGGTTTGCGTAAGATATTGAAAAAGTTCGATAAGCGGTTTGGTTATAAGTTCACCGACTACTATGTCAAAACTCGTGCAAATCATCCTTACTCCCAGCTGCGACAAGTTTTCAAGCACGTGGTAATTGACCAATTTAGAACAAATATAAATCTTATGCATGAGGTCtcttaatttcttataattccCTTGATTTTCCccctattttcatatttcactCCTACTTTCAGCTTTGAGATCTGTTCATATATGATAATAACTTCACAAGGCATAGGTTAGCTCTATTGTCTCTAAACGTGAATGGAAGGCATTACCAGCTAGTAACTGAACTGCAGGGGTTTGGTGCCGTCGTTGGAGCCATATGTCGCAATCTCGCAGATCTTCAAGACCTTCAACACCATCAGGGGAACTACATATCGATATATGATCACCCTGCTTTATCCCACCCGGTTTTCTCTTATCTCCATTCAAGATTATATGCGATGTTACCATGATTTACTTTCTGAACGGTTTATGAAGTTTTCATCAAAGTTAGTACCTCTGAACTGGGTATTAACTACTGAAAAAATAACTCAAGTTGTTGGTGTCATGATGTCTACAAAACTATAAAATTAGATTATGCAACATATTTATtaatgaaacaattaaatttaaaagttcttaactgaataaaattagattatgcaacatatttattaatgatacaattaaatttaaaagttcttaactgaattgaaaatattgaagtaTTTGTATTGGAAACTTCAGTAGAATTGCTCTGTATCAAACTTCAGGTAGTTATTGCACATAACTGTTTCACAACGAAGCATTGTTTATGGGTTCACTTAAGTATTTTGACATATTCTAAAATCTTCCAGCTGCATATGATAATAGTTGTCTTTTTTACTGGTTTTGCAGGATCCTGTCATCGATTCTATTAGGTCAGCTGTAGAGAAATTATCAAACTCTACAAATTACCTTCACTTTTTGGGAAGACATGCCTTTATCATGGAGGACGACTTGCCAACTCCATCTCAAGATGATAGTGCTGACCAGAGATATCATTTTATGTCACTTCTCCTGAACTTGGTAAACACATTTCTATATATGGTCAACACATACATTATAGTTCCGACAGCAGACAGCTACTCCTTGAGCCTTGGAGCTGCAGCAACAGTCTGTGGAGTTGTGATAGGTTCTATGGCTGTTGCTCAGGTGTTTTCTTCAGTTTATTTTAGTGCATGGTCAAATAGATCGTACTTCAGGCCCCTTGTATTTAGTAGTGTTGTCCTTCTTGTGGGAAACACCTTATATGCTCTGGCTTTTGATCTGAATTCAATATCTGTTCTTCTGATTGGTCGGCTCTTCTGTGGGTAAGTGATCTTTTTAGTCCTCTTTACTTGAGAAAAAACATTCAACTAGTAAATTTTCTGATTATTGCGCATGCTATACTCAATGGttaattaatttacatttataatTGGTTCAGAGGTATTCTTAACTGTTTTATGTGCATGATTGAAAAATGGAAACTTGAATTTTGACAGGATTGTATATCCAATTGGCCTTGCATTTGTACGTATAGCTAATCCTCTGTTCAAGTTGCCCGTGATATATAAGCAatcatttttggaaagaatACATTGTTTTGAAAACAAGATGAATAAGGGCACCTTTGGGCTCCACAGGAGTTTAAATTTCTGTATGTACATCttgtttattattatatctttcattaaaaaaaatttgtttattattatgatGATTATGTTTGTGACTCTGCCTAGAGATACTACTTCATTCtcgtttttttaaaaaacattcacTTCGGTTTCACTTCATCAACTGATGAGGTCATGCTATCAAAATGTCAGGTTAGGTTCTGCAAGGGCTGTTAACAGGCGTTATATCAGTGATTGTGTACCCCTCAAATTGAGAATGCAGGCGTCTGCAGGTTTTGTAAGTGCGAGTGCGCTTGGAATGGCATGTGGTCCAGCTCTTGCTTGTTTACTCCAGAAGAATTTTAAGATTTCAAAGCTTACTTTCAATGAGAATACATTGCCCGGTTGGCTTATGACTCTTGCGTGGCTTGTCTACTTATTGTGGTTATGGATTTCTTTTAGAGAGCCTTCTCTTGAGACTAAAGAAACTGCTGTGCCGCAGGAAGCTAACGCTGGTATGTGAACAGGATTGCTCCTTTGGGTTAATTATATTACCATCCGTTTCCCTTTCTTCATTGTAATAACTAGTGAATCTTTTTGCTTTTATCATACCATGTCTCTTCACTTTAGAAAACAATCTGCAGCAGAAAACTGTAATTGTATATCAAATTGCTAAACCTTTCTGTTCCATCTACTCTACACTTCAAAATCAGACCTTCGGCATTACCTGGAGCATGAGCTATATCCATCAAGTGAATAGATGACACTTCCTCATGCTCAGTAAATGCTGATTCGGGAACCTATATCTATGTGCTGAGTATTCTTGAGGCAGTGCCCTATATCATCTCTCTCAGTTAATGTCAATATTATACGGTGTCTAGATACCCTCAAACTAGATCACCATGGCAGGCTTGGGCCAAGCAGCCTGACAATAAATAACGGCTATAAGAAGTAGCTTTCTATGCATCACCACTTGCTTGGATTTTTGttgataataatatttatgtaattttttaaatttgtgaaCTTGCCTGATTTCTAATTATGCACTGTTTTTCTGGCCTAGGACCATTGGCAAAAGTTGCTGTAAATAGTGATTTCACTCAACCATTGCTAGTGAAATCAGAAGCTAAGCAACAAGATGATGGCGAAGACCAAGAATGTGATGATATTGAAGAAGATTCTGGGGAATTTCAAAAGCCTGTCACGTCAATTGTGATGGCATATAGACTACTTACACCATCAGTAAAGGTTTAGAGTCAATAGGAGCTACATTTACATTCGACATTATTTATATGCATTTTAGGCATTCAATTTATAATCCCTGTTGAAACCTATTTAGAGGAAATTACACCTTTTGTCCATAACTATCACATGTTGTCCACTTTGCACCCCAAAGTATTAATTTGCTCCTAAAACAACTTGTATTTCAAATTGCATACATGACTAAGATCTGGCTGTTTAGATGATCTAAAAATTGGTTCAATGGCACAATCTATGTTTAGATCTTAACTGGGCAAAAAGTGTAATTCCTCcatctatttatcatttttcattctgTAGTTTTGCAAATCTCTACATAGTAAATGTCATTGAATTTCTTACCATGATCTCTTACTTTCCAGGTTCAACTATTTGTGTATTTTATGCTCAAATATGCCATGGAGATTTTACTTGCTGAATCAAGTGTCATCACtggatattattttatttggcaAAGCAGCAGTGTGGCAGTCTTTCTTGCATGTCTCGGGCTAACAGTGCTTCCAGTAAACATTATTGTTGGAAACTATATCGGCAACATGTTTGAAGAAAGGTAGAAGAATTTAAGCACACAATTGCAACCCCTCTCCCCTCTCAATTAAAGGAAGAATTTAGGCTATTGCTCCTCCACAATATGTACAAAACTTCTAAGGTGATTTACCATCAAAATGGGTTCGATTTCACCTTTTCTTGGTAGTTATTATAAATACAAGTAGATAAGAGCAGAAGTTCAACATCCTGATGTTTCTGCACAAGTACGCCACTTGCCTTCAACAAGTTGTCTGAATGcttcaaaatttagtaatatgGGTGCTGAATACATGAATATTACTTAAGGTTGCCATCGATCCTACATTTTTTTTGGGCCTCATGAGCAACATTGATGATGGTCTAAATTTTCAGCCAACCCCAAGTAGTGGCATCTTCTCATTCATGTGGTGATAAGTTCTAGTCATCTGATTATGAAGttctagtcttttttttttcccttcccccttatttgtttttctttttctggtttACCTGATTGCAGGCAAGTCCTACTGGCATCTGAAATTATGGTGTGTTTTGGTATACTTCTAAGCTTCCAAGTATTCATCCCTTACTCTGTCCCTCAATATGTTGGCTCAGCTCTAATCACATTTGTATCCGCTGAAGTCCTTGAAGGTAACTATGGCTCATTCTGTTCATAGGAAACACTGGATAGTTGTGCAAGAATTATTTGCTTGTATAATTTGTTTACTTCTTTCATTATTAGTTCAAATTACCCTCATTTGATTGTGATGGCCTGAACCCAGGCTAAGCTGGCAAAAATTACTTTTGGACTTAAAAAAATTGGCATGAAGCTCCCCAAAACTTTGCCTGAACTCGTTTACCAATTTATAATTGGAGTTCTCTGATCAGAAAGAAAATCTGTGGGTTGGATTAGGTCTTAGTTCTCTGTCACAAGGCTGAAATGAATATCTAAATCTAAGCAGacctattcctttttttttctttttctttttttacattgCAATTGGCATATTGATTGAATTTTAAGGTGGATCTTTTCCTTGCTTTGCACAAAATTTTGGATCCCATTTGCTTGAGCCATCAAATCTTCATTGGAAAATAACTGTTTAGTGTTATATATACTGCATCTGTTGTTGGAGGACCCTTTGCTTCCAGAACATGATTTTGTATCTCATTTGCTTGGGCAATCCAGGTGTGAACTTATCACTCCTATCTCGCGTCATGTCATCAAGGCTTTCCCGTGGCACATACAATGGTGGACTGCTTTCCACGGAAGCCGGGACCCTGGCTCGAGTAATTGCAGATGGTACAATAACACTGTCTGGTTATTTGGGTGAGAGTAGACTCTTGAATATCACCTTAGCTCCTGCACTCCTCATCTGTATTTCATCCATCATTGCTACCTGCTTCACCTACAACTCTCTCTACTGATGCCCTTGTTCACTCTTAACTTGAACAACTGTTGTATAGCATGGTTGTATATGCACACCAATCAACGGTAGCCAATGCTCTACATTGCTAGTATTCAgcagatatataaatatatatatatatatatatctaaatgcTGTTGAGGATGGGATCTTTCAATCTGTGCCCCTTTATTTGCTTTTCTACTCACAGACGAATGCAGAAACTGTTATGCtcctttctatatatatactggATCAAACTAACTATAAattgcatgatgcattttaACATTTAAGGAAAATTCCTCAGCTTGGTTATGCGAGTAAAGATAATCCAAACAACCCGACCTTGGCTTGCTTCATCCACCAACAAGTATATGGA
Coding sequences within it:
- the LOC122285782 gene encoding SPX domain-containing membrane protein At4g22990-like, whose product is MVAFGKKLRESQIEEWQGCYINYKLMKKKVNRYRQQIEVGTQNGDNFLMDFSRLLDCEIERIVLFLLEQQGQLATRLSDLRQQHHALLQQPDGSKISELQEAYRAVGCDLLRLLSFVEINAIGLRKILKKFDKRFGYKFTDYYVKTRANHPYSQLRQVFKHVGFGAVVGAICRNLADLQDLQHHQGNYISIYDHPALSHPDPVIDSIRSAVEKLSNSTNYLHFLGRHAFIMEDDLPTPSQDDSADQRYHFMSLLLNLVNTFLYMVNTYIIVPTADSYSLSLGAAATVCGVVIGSMAVAQVFSSVYFSAWSNRSYFRPLVFSSVVLLVGNTLYALAFDLNSISVLLIGRLFCGLGSARAVNRRYISDCVPLKLRMQASAGFVSASALGMACGPALACLLQKNFKISKLTFNENTLPGWLMTLAWLVYLLWLWISFREPSLETKETAVPQEANAGPLAKVAVNSDFTQPLLVKSEAKQQDDGEDQECDDIEEDSGEFQKPVTSIVMAYRLLTPSVKVQLFVYFMLKYAMEILLAESSVITGYYFIWQSSSVAVFLACLGLTVLPVNIIVGNYIGNMFEERQVLLASEIMVCFGILLSFQVFIPYSVPQYVGSALITFVSAEVLEGVNLSLLSRVMSSRLSRGTYNGGLLSTEAGTLARVIADGTITLSGYLGESRLLNITLAPALLICISSIIATCFTYNSLY